From a single Vicugna pacos chromosome 4, VicPac4, whole genome shotgun sequence genomic region:
- the LOC102538883 gene encoding olfactory receptor 13C7-like, with protein MGKTNQSSVTEFVLLGLSGYPELEAIYFVLVICMYLAILLGNGVIIIVSVCDSHLHTPMYFFLSNLSFLDICYTSSSIPLFLSSFLTSKKTISFSGCGVQMFLSFAMGATECVLLSMMAFDRYVAICNPLRYPIIMSKTSYVSMAAGSWIAGSVNSVLQTSLAMRLPFCGDNVINHFTCEILAVLKLACADISINVVSMIVANMIFLIVPVLFIFVSYVFILSTILRIPSAEGRRKAFSTCSAHLTVVIVFYGTILFMYAKPKAKDSSGADKVQVTDKIISLFYGVVTPMLNPLIYSLRNKDVKAAVKNILCRKCSSAGM; from the coding sequence atGGGAAAGACTAATCAGTCTTCTGTTACAGAATTTGTCCTACTAGGGCTTTCTGGCTACCCAGAGCTTGAGGCCATTTACTTCGTGCTGGTGATATGTATGTACCTGGCGATCCTGCTGGGAAATGGAGTAATCATCATTGTAAGTGTCTGTGACTCCCACCTGCACACTCCcatgtattttttcctcagtaactTATCATTCTTGGATATTTGCTACACTAGTTCTTCTATTCCCTTATTTCTCAGCAGCTTTTTAACTTCAAAGAAAACCATTTCCTTCTCTGGATGTGGAGTGCAAATGTTTCTCTCCTTTGCTATGGGAGCCACAGAGTGTGTCCTTCTAAGCATGATGGCATTTGatcgctatgtggccatctgtaacCCTCTGAGATACCCCATCATTATGAGCAAGACTTCATACGTGTCCATGGCTGCTGGGTCCTGGATTGCAGGAAGCGTCAATTCTGTGTTGCAAACCTCTCTTGCAATGCGGCTTCCTTTCTGTGGGGATAATGTCATTAATCATTTTACTTGTGAAATCTTGGCTGTCTTAAAATTGGCCTGTGCTGATATCTCCATAAATGTTGTTAGCATGATTGTTGCTAATATGATTTTTCTTATAGTCCCAgtacttttcatttttgtttcctatGTTTTCATCCTCTCTACCATCCTGAGAATTCCTTCTGCAGAGGGAAGGCGCAAAGCCTTCTCTACCTGCTCTGCCCACCTCACAGTGGTGATTGTATTCTATGGAACCATCCTCTTCATGTATGCAAAACCCAAAGCCAAAGACTCTTCTGGTGCAGACAAAGTACAAGTCACAGACAAAATCATCTCTCTCTTCTATGGAGTTGTGACACCCATGCTCAATCCCCTCATCTATAGTTTGAGGAACAAAGATGTGAAGGCAGCTGTGAAGAACATACTGTGTCGGAAATGCTCTTCAGCGGGAATGTGA
- the LOC116280327 gene encoding olfactory receptor 13C2: protein MEWENQTVLVEFFLKGLSGYPKLELLFFVLILMMYVVILLGNGTLILISILDSHLHTPMYFFLGNLSFLDICYTTTSIPSTLVSFLSERKTISFSGCAVQMFLGLAMGTTECVLLGMMAFDRYVAICNPLRYSVIMSKDSYVPMAAASWFAGLVNSTVQTAFVVQLPFCRNNVINHFSCEILAVMKLACADISGNEFIMLVATTLFILTPLLLIIVSYTLIILSILKIRSSEGRSKVFSTCSAHLTVVIIFYGTILFMYMKPKSKETLNSDTLDATDKLISMFYGVITPMINPLIYSLRNKDVKVAITHLFNKCFFSK, encoded by the coding sequence ATGGAATGGGAAAACCAAACAGTTCTGGTGGAGTTCTTTTTAAAGGGACTTTCTGGTTACCCAAAGCTTGAACTACTCTTTTTTGTGCTAATCTTAATGATGTATGTGGTCATCCTTCTGGGCAATGGCACCCTTATTTTAATCAGCATCTTAGACTCTCATCTTCACACCCCTATGTACTTCTTCCTGGGGAACCTCTCCTTCTTGGACATCTGCTACACCACCACCTCCATTCCCTCCACGCTTGTGAGCTTCCTCTCGGAAAGAAAGACCATCTCCTTCTCTGGCTGTGCAGTGCAGATGTTCCTTGGCTTGGCCATGGGGACAACAGAGTGTGTGCTCCTGGGCATGATGGCCTTTGACCGGTATGTGGCTATCTGCAACCCTCTGAGATATTCTGTCATCATGAGCAAGGATTCCTATGTGCCCATGGCGGCTGCGTCCTGGTTTGCAGGGCTTGTCAACTCCACAGTACAAACTGCATTTGTGGTACAGTTGCCCTTCTGTAGAAATAACGTCATCAATCATTTCTCCTGTGAAATTCTGGCTGTCATGAAGCTGGCCTGTGCTGACATCTCAGGCAATGAGTTCATCATGCTTGTGGCCACGACATTGTTCATATTGACACCACTGTTGTTAATCATTGTTTCTTATACATTAATTATTCTCAGCATCCTCAAAATTCGCTCTTCTGAGGGGAGAAGCAAAGTCTTCTCTACCTGCTCAGCCCATCTGACTGTGGTGATAATATTCTATGGAACCATTCTCTTCATGTACATGAAGCCCAAGTCTAAAGAGACACTTAATTCAGATACCTTGGATGCTACTGACAAACTTATATCCATGTTCTATGGGGTGATCACTCCCATGATAAATCCTTTAATATACAGTCTCAGAAATAAGGATGTGAAGGTGGCAATAACACATCtgtttaacaaatgcttttttaGCAAGTGA